One Vitis vinifera cultivar Pinot Noir 40024 chromosome 8, ASM3070453v1 genomic window carries:
- the LOC100259726 gene encoding zinc finger protein 10 isoform X1, with translation MEQARFWMWTKRKHSLSSHVQASTNPSYSDSWEEQAFAEDAAGPLGGCIWPPRSYSCSFCKREFRSAQALGGHMNVHRRDRARLKQSPSPHNEILHHHHQNHHNHTQHPCSSLGFQYPSQVCTFVYNPNPNSDPDVLASPSSLSRVSAPKTQENCIEQILVPPYSSSIIQEHKKRPPFSPAPSNPNSGADGYICVSDPKAEGEKSSRILESGCWAKGDYIKPDLSVSLNWVVRRTRQTASSGGMEETISCKRRRTDSPSLLPFFLKPSSGDRHHVQPEVLELRASSLEDLDLELRLGERPKVK, from the coding sequence ATGGAGCAGGCACGATTCTGGATGTGGACAAAGCGGAAACATAGTTTGAGTTCTCATGTTCAAGCATCCACTAATCCTTCATACAGTGATTCGTGGGAAGAACAGGCTTTTGCAGAAGATGCAGCTGGGCCTCTTGGAGGGTGTATTTGGCCTCCAAGGTCCTATTCTTGCAGCTTTTGTAAAAGAGAATTCAGGTCAGCTCAAGCTCTAGGTGGTCATATGAATGTTCATAGGAGGGATAGAGCCAGACTAAAGCAGTCTCCAAGTCCCCACAATGAAATTCttcaccatcaccatcaaaATCACCACAATCATACTCAGCATCCCTGTTCATCTTTGGGTTTTCAATACCCATCTCAGGTTTGTACCTTTGTTtataaccctaaccctaattcTGATCCAGATGTTCTTGCATCACCTTCCTCACTTTCTAGGGTTTCAGCCCCAAAAACTCAAGAGAATTGTATTGAACAGATCTTGGTCCCTCCTTATTCTTCCTCTATCATCCAAGAGCACAAAAAGAGGCCTCCTTTTTCTCCCGCACCATCAAATCCAAACTCGGGTGCGGATGGATATATTTGCGTGTCGGATCCAAAAGCTGAAGGAGAAAAGAGCTCTAGAATTCTAGAATCAGGATGTTGGGCTAAAGGGGACTATATCAAACCTGATTTATCTGTAAGCTTGAATTGGGTGGTCCGAAGAACTCGTCAAACTGCGTCATCAGGTGGCATGGAGGAGACCATTAGTTGCAAGAGAAGGAGAACGGATTCACCATCATTATTACCTTTCTTCCTTAAACCAAGTTCAGGTGATAGACATCACGTCCAACCAGAGGTACTTGAACTTCGCGCAAGCTCCTTAGAAGACTTGGATCTCGAGCTCAGGCTTGGTGAACGGCCAAAGGTGAAGTAG
- the LOC100259726 gene encoding zinc finger protein 10 isoform X2 yields the protein MEQARFWMWTKRKHSLSSHVQASTNPSYSDSWEEQAFAEDAAGPLGGCIWPPRSYSCSFCKREFRSAQALGGHMNVHRRDRARLKQSPSPHNEILHHHHQNHHNHTQHPCSSLGFQYPSQILVPPYSSSIIQEHKKRPPFSPAPSNPNSGADGYICVSDPKAEGEKSSRILESGCWAKGDYIKPDLSVSLNWVVRRTRQTASSGGMEETISCKRRRTDSPSLLPFFLKPSSGDRHHVQPEVLELRASSLEDLDLELRLGERPKVK from the exons ATGGAGCAGGCACGATTCTGGATGTGGACAAAGCGGAAACATAGTTTGAGTTCTCATGTTCAAGCATCCACTAATCCTTCATACAGTGATTCGTGGGAAGAACAGGCTTTTGCAGAAGATGCAGCTGGGCCTCTTGGAGGGTGTATTTGGCCTCCAAGGTCCTATTCTTGCAGCTTTTGTAAAAGAGAATTCAGGTCAGCTCAAGCTCTAGGTGGTCATATGAATGTTCATAGGAGGGATAGAGCCAGACTAAAGCAGTCTCCAAGTCCCCACAATGAAATTCttcaccatcaccatcaaaATCACCACAATCATACTCAGCATCCCTGTTCATCTTTGGGTTTTCAATACCCATCTCAG ATCTTGGTCCCTCCTTATTCTTCCTCTATCATCCAAGAGCACAAAAAGAGGCCTCCTTTTTCTCCCGCACCATCAAATCCAAACTCGGGTGCGGATGGATATATTTGCGTGTCGGATCCAAAAGCTGAAGGAGAAAAGAGCTCTAGAATTCTAGAATCAGGATGTTGGGCTAAAGGGGACTATATCAAACCTGATTTATCTGTAAGCTTGAATTGGGTGGTCCGAAGAACTCGTCAAACTGCGTCATCAGGTGGCATGGAGGAGACCATTAGTTGCAAGAGAAGGAGAACGGATTCACCATCATTATTACCTTTCTTCCTTAAACCAAGTTCAGGTGATAGACATCACGTCCAACCAGAGGTACTTGAACTTCGCGCAAGCTCCTTAGAAGACTTGGATCTCGAGCTCAGGCTTGGTGAACGGCCAAAGGTGAAGTAG